Proteins encoded together in one Pantoea sp. CCBC3-3-1 window:
- a CDS encoding glycosyltransferase has protein sequence MEQQRKKILLLDTGNEWGGGTNSMLELLKRIDRNQFEIGCCFYQNYTRGKGDSIAQVLASLGIPVTFIAQRKQPRWAKIAKELLRSLVFFHRPLRLKATRYIDTLWRIRPNAQKIRQLLVQQQSDMLYMNNQPGSNAEGYLAAADLPVAVVQHCRIEPVLNQALVNMVNQRADAVIAVSNGVRDVLLQHGVEAKKCFTVFNAIDIWQPLPEREAMRRQLLDVNDDTFVFGSIGSLIARKSNHHILQALAKFVAAFPDANWRMVILGEGPEHDALQRQAQQAGLQDRVIFTGFCSNAMEYLAAFDVFILASKSEGLPRVVLEAMLLKTAVIGSRVTGTAELIEHDKTGLLFDYGDVQDLFEQMKTLWLDAQKRNLLLQQANTHVREHYAIEHYVAGVETILKNAPNGSSSHV, from the coding sequence ATGGAGCAACAGCGAAAGAAAATCCTGTTACTGGATACCGGTAATGAATGGGGCGGCGGCACGAACAGCATGCTGGAGTTGTTGAAACGCATCGATCGCAACCAGTTTGAGATCGGCTGTTGCTTCTATCAAAACTATACGCGAGGTAAAGGCGACTCTATTGCTCAGGTGCTGGCCTCGCTGGGCATCCCGGTTACGTTTATTGCTCAACGTAAACAGCCGCGATGGGCAAAAATAGCTAAAGAGCTACTGCGTTCGCTGGTGTTTTTTCATCGGCCTTTACGGTTGAAAGCCACACGCTACATCGACACGCTGTGGCGAATCCGTCCTAACGCCCAGAAAATTCGCCAGCTTCTCGTTCAGCAACAAAGCGATATGCTTTACATGAATAACCAGCCGGGATCGAATGCTGAAGGCTATCTGGCCGCCGCCGATCTGCCTGTCGCCGTCGTTCAGCACTGCCGTATCGAACCGGTACTGAATCAGGCGCTGGTAAATATGGTCAATCAGCGTGCTGACGCGGTGATTGCCGTTTCCAACGGCGTCCGTGACGTATTGCTACAGCATGGCGTCGAGGCAAAAAAATGCTTCACCGTCTTTAATGCGATCGATATCTGGCAGCCGCTACCGGAACGTGAGGCCATGCGCCGCCAGCTGCTGGACGTAAACGATGACACCTTTGTGTTCGGCAGCATTGGCTCACTCATTGCCAGAAAATCAAACCACCATATTCTTCAGGCGCTGGCTAAATTCGTCGCCGCTTTTCCCGATGCCAACTGGCGCATGGTTATCCTTGGCGAAGGCCCGGAACACGATGCTCTGCAACGTCAGGCGCAACAGGCGGGCTTGCAGGATCGCGTAATATTTACCGGATTTTGCAGCAACGCAATGGAATATCTTGCGGCTTTCGATGTCTTTATTCTGGCTTCGAAAAGTGAAGGCCTGCCTCGGGTCGTTCTTGAGGCAATGCTGCTGAAAACCGCCGTCATTGGCTCACGCGTGACCGGCACAGCTGAACTCATCGAACATGATAAAACAGGCCTGTTGTTTGACTATGGCGATGTGCAGGATCTGTTTGAACAAATGAAAACGCTGTGGCTTGATGCCCAAAAGCGTAACCTGCTACTCCAGCAGGCCAATACTCACGTCAGAGAACACTATGCCATTGAACATTATGTGGCTGGCGTGGAAACCATTTTGAAAAATGCGCCTAATGGAAGCTCTTCGCATGTTTGA
- the rfaD gene encoding ADP-glyceromanno-heptose 6-epimerase: MIIVTGGAGFIGSNIIKALNDKGHTDILVVDNLKDGTKFANLVDLNIADYMDKEDFLIAILADEDFGDVEAVFHEGACSSTTEWDGKYMMDNNYQYSKELLHYCLERQIPFLYASSAATYGGRNDNFIEERQYEEPLNVYGYSKMLFDHYVREILPEATSQVCGFRYFNVYGPREGHKGSMASVAFHLNTQLNNGENPKLFEGSDTFKRDFIYVEDVAAVNLWFWENAVSGIFNCGTGRAESFQEVADAALNFHQKGEIEYIPFPEKLKGRYQAYTLADQTKLRAAGYDKPFKTVAEGVADYMAWLNRNA; the protein is encoded by the coding sequence ATGATTATCGTTACTGGCGGCGCAGGATTTATCGGTAGCAACATTATCAAAGCGCTGAATGATAAAGGCCACACCGATATTCTGGTGGTCGACAACCTGAAAGACGGCACTAAGTTCGCCAACCTGGTGGATTTGAACATTGCCGACTACATGGACAAAGAAGATTTCCTGATCGCTATTCTTGCCGATGAAGATTTTGGCGACGTGGAAGCGGTTTTCCATGAAGGTGCCTGCTCATCCACCACCGAGTGGGACGGCAAGTACATGATGGATAACAATTATCAGTACTCAAAAGAGCTGCTGCATTACTGCCTTGAGCGCCAGATCCCGTTCCTGTATGCCTCTTCCGCAGCCACCTACGGCGGCCGTAATGATAACTTTATTGAAGAGCGCCAGTATGAAGAGCCGCTGAACGTTTATGGCTATTCGAAAATGCTGTTTGACCATTACGTCCGTGAGATCCTGCCAGAAGCGACCTCTCAGGTATGCGGTTTCCGTTACTTCAACGTTTACGGCCCGCGTGAAGGTCATAAAGGCAGCATGGCCAGCGTCGCTTTCCATCTGAACACCCAGCTGAACAACGGTGAAAACCCTAAGCTGTTCGAAGGTAGCGACACGTTTAAACGCGACTTCATCTACGTGGAAGATGTGGCTGCCGTTAATCTGTGGTTCTGGGAAAACGCCGTATCCGGTATTTTCAACTGCGGTACAGGCCGCGCCGAATCTTTCCAGGAAGTGGCTGATGCCGCGCTGAATTTCCATCAGAAAGGCGAAATTGAATACATTCCTTTCCCGGAAAAACTGAAGGGCCGTTATCAGGCTTATACGCTGGCGGACCAAACCAAACTGCGTGCAGCTGGCTACGACAAGCCTTTCAAAACCGTTGCAGAAGGCGTGGCTGACTATATGGCCTGGCTGAACCGCAACGCATAA
- the rfaF gene encoding ADP-heptose--LPS heptosyltransferase RfaF, translated as MKILVIGPSWVGDMMMSQSLYRTLKAENPDAVIDVMAPAWCRPLLSRMPEVNEALAMPLGHGALELGERRRLGKALRDKGYDRAYVLPNSFKSALVPFFADIKTRTGWRGEMRYGLLNDVRVLDKTAFPLMVQRYVALAYDKARIRSAADLPQPLLWPALSVHEPEKQATAAQFGLSAARPVIGFCPGAEFGPAKRWPHYHYAALAQKLIDDGYQIALFGSAKDKETGEQIMQSLQADSRQHCHNLAGETQLEQAVILLAHCRAVVSNDSGLMHIAAALDRPLVALYGPSSPDFTPPLSDKARVIRLITGYHKVRKGDAAEGYHQSLIDIQPERVIAELATLLDKSQENTCTS; from the coding sequence ATGAAAATTCTGGTTATCGGTCCTTCCTGGGTCGGCGATATGATGATGTCGCAAAGTCTCTATCGCACGCTGAAGGCAGAGAATCCTGATGCCGTGATCGATGTGATGGCGCCCGCCTGGTGCCGTCCATTACTGTCGCGTATGCCTGAAGTCAATGAAGCGCTGGCGATGCCGTTAGGTCATGGCGCGCTGGAGCTTGGCGAACGTCGACGTCTGGGTAAAGCCCTGCGTGATAAAGGTTATGACCGGGCGTATGTCCTGCCAAACTCGTTTAAATCGGCCCTGGTACCCTTTTTCGCCGATATCAAAACCCGCACAGGCTGGCGTGGCGAGATGCGTTACGGCTTGCTGAACGATGTTCGGGTACTGGATAAAACCGCCTTCCCACTGATGGTTCAACGCTATGTGGCGCTGGCCTACGATAAAGCGCGTATTCGTAGCGCAGCCGATCTTCCCCAGCCGCTCTTGTGGCCTGCTCTCTCCGTTCACGAGCCAGAGAAACAGGCTACTGCTGCACAATTTGGGCTTTCTGCGGCACGGCCAGTTATTGGCTTCTGCCCCGGCGCAGAATTTGGCCCGGCTAAGCGCTGGCCGCATTATCACTATGCCGCGCTGGCGCAAAAGCTGATTGATGACGGCTACCAGATTGCGCTGTTTGGCTCGGCGAAAGATAAAGAGACCGGCGAGCAAATCATGCAGAGCTTGCAGGCAGATTCCCGCCAGCACTGCCACAATCTGGCGGGGGAAACCCAGCTTGAGCAGGCGGTCATTTTGCTGGCACATTGCCGCGCCGTGGTCAGTAATGATTCCGGGTTAATGCATATTGCTGCCGCGCTGGATCGCCCGTTGGTTGCATTATATGGTCCAAGCAGCCCTGACTTCACGCCACCGCTGTCAGATAAGGCCCGCGTTATCCGGCTGATTACCGGTTATCACAAGGTGCGTAAAGGGGATGCTGCCGAGGGCTATCATCAAAGCCTGATTGATATTCAACCCGAGCGGGTCATCGCCGAACTGGCTACGTTGCTGGATAAAAGCCAGGAGAATACATGCACGTCCTGA
- the rfaC gene encoding lipopolysaccharide heptosyltransferase RfaC, producing the protein MHVLIVKTSSMGDVLHTLPALTDAMQAIPGIRFDWVVEEGFAQIPGWHPAVDRVIPVAIRRWRKHWFGSEVREERFLFKREVQSRQYDLVIDAQGLIKSAALVTRIAKGVKHGQDSRSAREPFASWWYDKRHEINRQQHAVQRTRELFAKSLGYALPESTGDYAIAGHFLAEPPVDAGQYLVFLHATTRDEKHWPEENWRQLIERLGSGMKIKLPWGAEHEHQRAKRLAEGFEHVEVLPKLTLEQVARTLAGAKAVVSVDTGLSHLTAALDRPNITLYGPTDPGLIGGYGKNQFVLRPAQGNNMADISPESVATQLNALLIPPGTNE; encoded by the coding sequence ATGCACGTCCTGATTGTGAAAACTTCCTCAATGGGAGATGTGTTACACACGCTGCCTGCGCTGACCGACGCCATGCAGGCCATTCCAGGTATCCGTTTTGACTGGGTGGTGGAAGAAGGTTTTGCACAAATTCCGGGCTGGCATCCGGCCGTCGATCGCGTCATTCCCGTTGCGATTCGTCGCTGGCGCAAGCACTGGTTTGGCAGTGAAGTTCGTGAAGAACGTTTCCTGTTTAAGCGTGAAGTGCAGTCACGTCAGTATGATCTGGTGATCGATGCTCAGGGTCTGATCAAAAGCGCTGCGCTGGTGACGCGTATTGCCAAAGGCGTTAAACATGGGCAGGACAGTCGTAGCGCGCGCGAGCCTTTTGCCAGCTGGTGGTATGACAAGCGTCATGAGATCAACCGGCAGCAGCATGCCGTGCAGCGTACACGCGAACTCTTCGCGAAAAGTTTGGGCTACGCGCTGCCGGAGAGTACCGGCGACTATGCGATTGCCGGGCATTTTCTGGCAGAGCCGCCCGTCGATGCAGGACAATATCTGGTTTTCCTGCACGCCACCACGCGTGATGAAAAACACTGGCCTGAAGAAAACTGGCGGCAGCTGATTGAGCGGCTCGGCAGCGGCATGAAAATCAAACTGCCGTGGGGGGCCGAACATGAACATCAGCGGGCAAAACGCCTGGCAGAAGGCTTTGAGCACGTTGAAGTGCTGCCTAAGCTGACTCTGGAGCAGGTGGCCCGTACGCTGGCGGGTGCCAAAGCGGTCGTCTCAGTTGATACCGGCCTTAGCCATTTAACGGCCGCGCTGGACCGACCTAATATCACGCTTTATGGTCCAACCGATCCGGGTTTGATTGGCGGCTATGGTAAAAACCAGTTTGTACTGCGTCCGGCCCAGGGTAATAACATGGCTGATATCTCCCCGGAGAGCGTAGCAACCCAGCTTAATGCGCTTCTCATTCCGCCGGGCACCAATGAATAA
- a CDS encoding glycosyltransferase family 2 protein — MNNVQLSILIAAHNCGNYLAATLDSIVSSLGNALATTEIIVVNDASTDNTQAIVDDYARRLPQLKSSRTDFRNVGKVRNHAVQLASGDYILMVDSDDVLLAGALETQLATVQETAPDIFLSHIIEVRDPDADLKWQVSGYEDLTQHQAIERFLIHKDYQAHFIGQFFARQLLQQHAFPDFICYEDTWLFPLLLTKSKKTLFTRAGFYLYRKHQQSLSSAIDERKITCLIDATAHMDDVLPAQYEHLITCHWLDIANRYHEMLQGTPQGRRIGERIARVSLMRFLLNGKIRTSYKRKMLKVRKRGL, encoded by the coding sequence ATGAATAACGTTCAGCTAAGCATCCTGATTGCCGCACACAACTGCGGTAATTATCTGGCCGCCACGCTCGACAGCATCGTCTCGTCACTGGGCAATGCACTGGCAACCACCGAAATTATCGTCGTCAATGATGCCTCAACGGATAACACCCAGGCGATCGTTGATGATTACGCCAGACGTCTGCCCCAGCTCAAAAGCAGCCGCACCGATTTTCGTAATGTCGGTAAAGTGCGTAATCACGCCGTACAGCTGGCATCGGGTGATTATATTCTGATGGTCGATAGCGACGACGTGCTGCTTGCTGGCGCACTGGAAACCCAGCTCGCTACGGTTCAGGAAACCGCGCCGGATATTTTTCTGAGTCATATCATTGAAGTTCGTGACCCCGATGCCGATTTGAAATGGCAGGTTTCCGGGTATGAGGATCTGACGCAGCATCAGGCTATCGAGCGTTTTCTGATCCATAAAGACTACCAGGCCCATTTCATTGGGCAGTTTTTTGCGCGTCAGCTGTTGCAGCAACATGCCTTTCCGGACTTTATCTGTTATGAAGACACCTGGCTGTTTCCGCTATTACTGACCAAAAGTAAAAAAACGCTGTTTACCCGCGCCGGTTTTTATCTCTATCGTAAACATCAGCAAAGCCTGTCCTCCGCTATCGACGAGCGTAAAATTACCTGTCTGATCGACGCCACCGCGCATATGGATGATGTCTTGCCCGCGCAGTATGAACATCTGATTACCTGCCATTGGTTAGATATCGCTAATCGTTACCACGAGATGCTTCAGGGAACGCCACAGGGCAGGCGGATTGGGGAACGGATCGCACGCGTTAGCCTGATGCGATTCTTACTGAACGGAAAAATCAGGACGAGCTATAAAAGAAAGATGCTGAAGGTGCGTAAGCGGGGCTTGTAA
- a CDS encoding polysaccharide deacetylase family protein codes for MKKPAFLITIDTEGDNLWRNRTGIVTTQNAAYLSRFQQLCEKYAFKPTWLTNYEMAIDPVYIDFASDVIARGQGEVGMHLHAWNSPPAYQLTDNDWQHQPYLIEYPREEIRKKVIFMTELLEKTFGVKMLSHRAGRWAFNEYYAQLLIEFGYQVDCSVTPKVNWAFSSGAPQGNGGTNYTHFPSGAYYLDAENIARPGSSPLLEVPMSIQYKHSGLMNSLKQGYDRLRGKQRSPSVHWLRPVGGNVEQMIAVAEKTLAGGADYVEFMLHSSEFMPDGSPTFKNEADIDRLYSDLEQLFSWLQGRTQGMTLAEYAAEKHHSSAASVS; via the coding sequence ATGAAAAAACCGGCATTTTTGATCACCATAGATACCGAAGGTGACAATCTCTGGCGTAATCGCACGGGCATTGTAACCACTCAGAACGCAGCTTATCTCTCTCGCTTCCAGCAACTGTGCGAAAAATACGCCTTTAAACCCACCTGGCTGACCAACTATGAGATGGCAATTGATCCGGTTTATATCGATTTCGCCAGCGACGTTATTGCTCGCGGGCAAGGTGAAGTTGGCATGCATCTGCATGCCTGGAACAGCCCGCCCGCGTATCAACTCACCGATAATGACTGGCAGCATCAGCCATATCTGATCGAATACCCACGTGAAGAGATTCGCAAAAAAGTTATATTCATGACTGAACTGCTGGAAAAAACGTTTGGGGTAAAAATGCTCAGTCACCGGGCTGGTCGCTGGGCGTTTAACGAATATTACGCTCAGCTACTGATTGAGTTTGGCTATCAGGTGGATTGCTCCGTCACGCCTAAGGTGAACTGGGCGTTTTCATCTGGCGCGCCTCAGGGGAACGGCGGAACGAACTATACTCACTTCCCGTCTGGAGCCTATTACCTTGATGCGGAAAATATTGCGCGGCCAGGCTCATCGCCACTGCTGGAAGTACCAATGAGCATCCAGTACAAGCATTCAGGCCTGATGAACAGCCTTAAGCAGGGCTACGATCGCCTGCGAGGGAAACAGCGTAGCCCTTCCGTACACTGGCTGCGGCCTGTTGGCGGTAATGTTGAGCAGATGATTGCCGTGGCGGAAAAAACCCTGGCCGGGGGGGCGGATTATGTCGAATTCATGCTGCATTCCAGCGAGTTTATGCCCGACGGTAGTCCGACGTTCAAGAATGAAGCGGATATCGATCGCCTTTACAGCGATTTGGAACAGCTGTTCAGCTGGCTGCAAGGCAGAACGCAGGGCATGACGTTAGCGGAGTATGCGGCTGAAAAACATCACAGCAGTGCCGCATCGGTAAGCTGA
- a CDS encoding glycosyltransferase, with amino-acid sequence MIIDGLPGGGAEKVVLTLSRGLIERGHRVSLFSLRAICDYTIPEGIDYQVIQDQCKSPWRKLTELRRRAAQLDKAIVKAESQDDPFDLIVSHLHKTDRIVSRCRCLQPDKTWFCLHGVFSASYLAHRKGFSLWQKKVKTHRVYQNRNVLGVSQYVVDDLKRAFNVQPKQERIVFNPFDFDAIHQQSLEPCKMAGEDYLIHVGRFHKTKRHDRLLRAYAKSGVSAPLVLIGQGSSEATAAVRQLAVELGIEERVIFKGFISNPYPWIRHAKLLVVSSDSEGFGNVIVEALICQTPVVSTSCPGGPVSILTGDLARGLAALNDESLAATIREIYLNPPDVSQLQLEAYSVETICQKYLELSAH; translated from the coding sequence ATGATCATTGATGGTCTACCCGGTGGTGGCGCAGAAAAAGTCGTGCTGACGCTGTCGCGCGGGTTAATTGAGCGCGGCCACCGCGTATCGCTGTTTTCCCTTCGGGCCATATGTGATTACACGATCCCCGAAGGGATTGATTATCAGGTGATTCAAGACCAGTGCAAATCTCCCTGGAGAAAGCTAACCGAACTGCGGCGACGTGCCGCTCAACTTGATAAAGCCATAGTTAAAGCAGAGTCGCAGGATGATCCTTTTGATTTAATCGTTTCTCATCTGCATAAGACCGATCGCATTGTCAGCCGCTGCCGCTGTTTACAGCCGGATAAAACCTGGTTTTGTTTGCATGGCGTTTTTTCAGCCTCCTACCTTGCCCATCGCAAGGGTTTCTCTTTGTGGCAAAAAAAAGTCAAAACACACCGCGTTTATCAGAACCGAAACGTCCTGGGTGTGTCCCAGTACGTGGTTGATGATTTGAAACGGGCTTTTAATGTGCAGCCAAAGCAGGAGCGGATTGTTTTTAATCCCTTTGACTTTGACGCTATCCACCAGCAGTCACTCGAACCTTGCAAGATGGCAGGTGAGGATTACCTGATCCACGTTGGGCGCTTTCACAAAACCAAACGGCATGACCGTTTGTTACGTGCCTATGCAAAATCCGGGGTGAGTGCGCCGCTGGTACTTATTGGTCAGGGTAGCAGCGAAGCCACGGCGGCGGTCAGGCAGCTGGCCGTCGAGCTGGGAATTGAAGAACGGGTTATTTTTAAAGGATTTATCAGTAATCCTTATCCGTGGATACGCCATGCAAAGCTGCTGGTGGTGAGCTCTGACAGCGAAGGATTTGGTAACGTCATTGTTGAAGCATTGATTTGCCAGACGCCGGTAGTCAGCACAAGCTGCCCTGGCGGACCCGTTTCAATTCTAACGGGCGATCTGGCTCGGGGGCTGGCAGCGTTAAATGATGAGTCGCTCGCCGCAACGATACGGGAAATTTATCTGAACCCGCCTGATGTTTCACAACTTCAGCTGGAAGCCTATAGCGTAGAAACCATATGCCAAAAATATTTGGAACTCAGCGCGCATTAA
- a CDS encoding glycosyltransferase family 9 protein has translation MNYVLLFLLLLPVKLLLKLGHKKPKRNLVIQTAKIGDFINITPLLSHLERSDALLSRTVAPLAQHDATLDEIFYVEDFKTSTFSKLKLAFKLMNRYENVYLLHPNNINLFYAACCNADNKQFLSMYRRKWYQGIFYLTASGTVEHEKTSLTLENYLKLADRSLTKESYPKHATLPLFKPDDTPPEVFRTDKIKIGLSISAGNQAKTIPPEIWKKFFDRLSTLPCLFYVFGAPNELTRLNELNKVVGERDNIVNLIGKVSLEGLPYALSQMDFYVASDSGNVYIADSQNVPVILIYGPCCVEEQRPLGDVLLIGPNHIAPSSFVFHALYKFNHPVEQLFELDQRKLDDIYDFICARTPQFAEKKTLS, from the coding sequence TTGAATTACGTGCTGTTATTTTTACTTCTGCTGCCTGTAAAACTGCTGCTGAAACTGGGTCATAAAAAGCCAAAACGCAATCTGGTTATTCAGACGGCTAAGATCGGTGATTTTATCAACATCACGCCGTTACTTAGTCATCTTGAGCGCAGCGACGCGCTCCTTAGTCGTACCGTTGCGCCGCTGGCGCAGCATGATGCGACTCTGGACGAAATTTTCTATGTAGAAGATTTCAAAACCAGCACGTTCAGCAAGCTGAAACTGGCGTTCAAACTGATGAACCGTTATGAAAACGTCTACCTTCTGCACCCCAATAATATCAACCTGTTTTATGCAGCCTGCTGCAATGCCGACAACAAACAGTTCCTGTCGATGTATCGCAGAAAATGGTATCAGGGCATTTTCTATCTCACCGCGAGCGGTACGGTAGAGCATGAAAAAACCTCACTGACGCTGGAAAACTATCTCAAGCTGGCAGATCGTTCCCTTACTAAAGAGAGCTACCCTAAACATGCCACGCTGCCACTGTTCAAGCCGGACGATACGCCGCCAGAGGTTTTCCGCACCGATAAAATTAAAATCGGCCTGAGCATCTCCGCTGGCAATCAGGCGAAAACCATCCCGCCGGAAATTTGGAAGAAGTTTTTCGATCGCCTGAGCACGCTGCCCTGTCTGTTTTATGTTTTTGGTGCGCCGAATGAACTTACCCGCCTGAATGAGCTCAATAAAGTCGTTGGTGAGCGTGATAATATCGTTAACCTGATTGGTAAAGTCTCGCTGGAAGGACTGCCTTATGCTCTCAGCCAGATGGATTTTTACGTGGCGTCCGACTCCGGCAATGTGTACATCGCGGATTCACAAAATGTGCCGGTGATCCTGATTTATGGCCCTTGTTGCGTGGAAGAACAGCGTCCTTTAGGCGATGTCTTGCTGATCGGCCCTAACCATATTGCACCCTCGTCTTTTGTGTTCCATGCCCTGTATAAATTCAACCATCCTGTTGAACAACTTTTTGAGCTTGATCAGCGTAAGCTGGATGATATTTACGATTTTATTTGCGCGCGTACGCCGCAGTTTGCTGAGAAGAAGACCCTATCCTGA
- a CDS encoding glycosyltransferase — MYNAGKSFKAFIESALAQTLQSIEIIIVNDGSTDESALMAHRYADQYEHVQVIDQQNGGVSRARNAGLAVARGKYVTFPDADDTLNPEMYSTLIAMAEKDDLDVAQCNAERVFWGSGKAKTLIPTDRLQSTSVLSGAEWLSKALATNRYLHVVWLGIYRRSLIAELNLLFEPGLHHQDIPWTTELMLNAQRVRYTDEVMYCYYVHDQSISNQKRTGQANVAYQRHYLKIARMLDEINQRYRHKVKIGSALYRQVTKEALTVCHSIRREPDEAARQAMIADLIASKTPGRMLRNARGLRQWYQLLLWLSRIYRWRKQ; from the coding sequence ATGTATAACGCCGGGAAGAGTTTCAAGGCATTCATTGAGTCAGCACTGGCGCAAACGCTCCAGTCAATTGAGATTATTATCGTTAACGACGGTTCTACCGATGAATCGGCGCTGATGGCTCACCGCTATGCCGATCAATATGAGCACGTGCAGGTCATCGATCAGCAGAACGGCGGCGTATCCCGTGCACGTAACGCTGGCCTGGCGGTTGCGCGTGGCAAGTACGTGACCTTTCCGGATGCGGACGATACGCTTAACCCGGAGATGTACAGCACGCTTATCGCGATGGCGGAAAAAGACGATCTTGATGTCGCACAGTGTAATGCTGAGCGCGTTTTTTGGGGATCTGGCAAGGCCAAAACGCTTATTCCAACCGACCGCCTGCAGTCGACTTCAGTGCTTAGCGGTGCAGAGTGGCTGAGCAAAGCGCTGGCCACCAATCGCTATCTTCACGTGGTCTGGCTGGGCATTTATCGCCGATCGCTGATCGCCGAGCTGAACCTGCTGTTTGAACCTGGTCTGCATCATCAGGACATTCCCTGGACAACGGAACTGATGTTAAACGCCCAGCGTGTACGCTATACCGACGAGGTGATGTATTGCTATTACGTTCACGACCAGTCAATCAGTAATCAAAAGCGCACGGGCCAGGCAAACGTTGCCTATCAGCGCCACTACCTGAAAATAGCCCGCATGCTGGATGAAATTAACCAGCGTTATCGGCACAAAGTAAAAATCGGCTCCGCGCTGTATCGTCAGGTCACGAAAGAAGCGTTAACGGTCTGCCACTCCATTCGTCGTGAGCCGGATGAAGCAGCGCGACAGGCAATGATCGCCGATCTGATTGCCAGCAAAACGCCAGGCCGAATGTTGCGCAATGCTCGCGGCCTTCGTCAGTGGTACCAACTGCTGCTCTGGCTGAGCCGCATTTATCGCTGGCGTAAGCAGTAA
- the rfaQ gene encoding putative lipopolysaccharide heptosyltransferase III, whose amino-acid sequence MSMATPQSMISFTPLNILLIKLRHHGDMLLTTPVIEALRQQYPQANIDVLLYKETRPMLQAHPSIRHIHFIDRNWKKEGSWQHIRHEVALVRAIRRQHYDLVINLADQWRSAIITGLSGAKVRIGFDYHKRRNKLWEYAHTHRVSTENHAQLHTVEQNLSALQPLNIPFSGFPAAMHYSAADWEHTQAALAQRQPSPRPYIVIQPTSRWIFKCWEDEKVAGLITALASDQRDIVLTAAPDKKELAMIDHIRSLCPEQRVISLAGKLTLPQLAALIDHARLFIGVDSAPMHMAAALDTHCIALFGPTKLKQWRPWGENNQVIWAGDYAPLPAPDSIDTKTETRYLSAIPLEEVIKAARKSLDE is encoded by the coding sequence ATGAGTATGGCTACTCCTCAATCGATGATCTCGTTTACGCCGCTGAATATCTTGCTGATTAAGCTACGCCATCATGGTGACATGCTGCTTACCACCCCGGTCATTGAGGCGCTTCGCCAGCAGTATCCGCAGGCGAATATCGACGTGCTGCTCTATAAAGAGACGCGCCCGATGCTGCAAGCCCATCCGTCAATCCGTCACATTCATTTTATCGATCGTAACTGGAAAAAAGAGGGAAGCTGGCAGCACATTCGGCATGAGGTCGCGTTAGTGCGGGCCATTCGCCGGCAGCACTATGATTTGGTGATTAATCTTGCCGATCAGTGGCGTAGCGCAATCATTACCGGTCTCTCGGGTGCGAAAGTCCGTATCGGATTCGATTACCATAAACGGCGCAATAAGCTGTGGGAATATGCCCACACGCATCGGGTGTCGACAGAAAATCACGCCCAGCTGCATACCGTTGAGCAAAATCTTTCCGCGCTCCAGCCGCTAAATATCCCTTTTAGCGGATTTCCAGCGGCTATGCATTACAGCGCCGCCGACTGGGAACATACTCAGGCCGCACTGGCCCAGCGTCAGCCTTCGCCCAGACCCTATATTGTGATTCAACCGACCTCACGCTGGATATTTAAATGCTGGGAAGATGAGAAGGTTGCCGGGCTGATTACTGCGCTGGCATCGGATCAGAGGGATATCGTCCTGACTGCCGCACCCGACAAAAAAGAGCTGGCGATGATTGACCATATCCGCTCTCTTTGCCCGGAACAGCGGGTTATCTCGTTGGCGGGCAAGCTAACGCTGCCGCAGCTGGCTGCCCTGATCGATCACGCACGCTTGTTTATCGGCGTAGATTCAGCGCCAATGCATATGGCCGCCGCGCTGGATACTCACTGCATCGCCCTGTTCGGGCCAACGAAGCTGAAGCAGTGGCGTCCGTGGGGGGAGAATAACCAGGTGATTTGGGCTGGCGACTATGCTCCGCTTCCCGCACCGGACAGTATTGATACAAAAACTGAAACCCGTTATCTCTCGGCAATCCCGCTGGAAGAGGTGATCAAAGCCGCAAGGAAATCTCTGGATGAGTAA